The following proteins come from a genomic window of Kitasatospora sp. NBC_01246:
- a CDS encoding phosphotransferase, whose amino-acid sequence MRRFAEAEDLSDVVRQALGAGCRIVGVDRLRGGSKKGVYRVRLDGSGTESVIVYRWSDGENFWPGAAEDDATDPFAPASGLVPFLAARRRLDEVGARVPHLLLADDTRQRYAADVALVEDVSGGTLEALFETDPGRAEGVLDDLARTLDLMQRHRAPHYGRVDVLELGGVALGSSCEQLVFDRALRNLGEAAGRDPRIGAVHGRLDDRLRELAALVAPRAEYGLIHGELGPDHVLVSAEGRAVLIDIEGLMHFDAEWEHVFLRLRFHERYAALARPGLDPRRLDLYLLAMRLSLVAGPLRLLDGDFPDREFMQGIAEHNLREALALLP is encoded by the coding sequence ATGCGCAGATTCGCGGAGGCCGAGGACCTGTCGGACGTGGTGCGTCAGGCGCTGGGGGCGGGGTGCCGGATCGTAGGGGTGGACCGCTTGCGCGGGGGGAGCAAGAAGGGCGTGTACCGGGTCCGGCTCGACGGGAGCGGGACGGAGAGCGTGATCGTCTACCGATGGTCGGACGGTGAGAACTTCTGGCCCGGCGCCGCCGAGGACGATGCGACGGACCCGTTCGCGCCGGCCTCCGGGCTGGTGCCGTTCCTGGCCGCTCGGCGCCGGCTGGACGAGGTCGGGGCGCGTGTACCCCACCTGCTGTTGGCGGATGACACCAGGCAGCGGTACGCGGCGGACGTCGCCCTAGTCGAGGACGTCTCCGGCGGCACACTGGAAGCGCTCTTCGAGACCGATCCCGGTCGCGCCGAGGGCGTCCTGGACGACCTGGCCCGCACGCTCGACCTGATGCAGCGACACCGCGCGCCCCACTACGGCCGGGTGGACGTGCTGGAGCTGGGTGGCGTCGCCCTCGGAAGCTCCTGCGAGCAGCTGGTGTTCGACCGGGCCCTGCGGAACCTCGGGGAGGCGGCGGGCCGCGACCCGAGGATCGGTGCGGTGCACGGCCGGCTGGACGACCGTCTGCGGGAGCTGGCGGCCCTGGTGGCCCCGCGCGCCGAGTACGGACTGATCCACGGGGAACTGGGCCCGGACCACGTCCTGGTGAGCGCCGAAGGCCGTGCCGTCCTCATCGACATCGAGGGCCTGATGCACTTCGACGCCGAGTGGGAGCACGTCTTCCTCCGCCTGCGCTTCCACGAGCGCTACGCGGCCCTCGCCCGACCCGGCCTCGACCCACGGCGCCTGGACCTCTACCTGCTGGCCATGCGCCTCTCCCTGGTGGCCGGCCCCCTGCGACTGCTCGACGGCGACTTCCCCGA
- a CDS encoding dienelactone hydrolase family protein yields MAYEIVAEQIRIEAAAGAPPMGAYLARPAEPGDHPVVLVGAELWGVTEDVRKTVRDVAALGFVAVAPDLYYRAGEEGTAAGMAQSPENRTRAFALLDGFARDEVEADLRAAVAHARQYAGASTRTAMIGFSLGGHIAYFAATRLELDAVVAYFPGWLTTSGTALSRPAPLAEDTPAIARVGTRMLLFFAGRDHVIGAAEREEVVAGLASAGVPHEVVVYPEAQHAFFFPGHPPYDKESAEDSWRRAGAFLKGA; encoded by the coding sequence ATGGCGTACGAGATCGTTGCTGAGCAGATCCGGATCGAGGCGGCCGCGGGGGCGCCGCCGATGGGGGCCTACCTCGCACGGCCCGCCGAGCCGGGGGACCACCCCGTCGTGCTCGTCGGGGCCGAGCTGTGGGGGGTGACGGAGGACGTCCGGAAGACGGTGCGGGACGTCGCCGCGCTCGGCTTCGTCGCTGTCGCGCCCGACCTCTACTACCGCGCGGGCGAGGAGGGGACGGCCGCCGGCATGGCGCAGAGCCCCGAGAACCGTACCCGGGCCTTCGCGCTGCTCGACGGGTTCGCCCGGGACGAGGTGGAGGCGGATCTGCGGGCCGCCGTCGCGCACGCCCGGCAGTACGCGGGGGCTTCGACGCGTACCGCCATGATCGGCTTCAGCCTCGGCGGGCACATCGCGTACTTCGCGGCGACCCGCCTCGAACTGGACGCCGTGGTGGCCTACTTCCCCGGCTGGCTGACGACCTCGGGCACGGCGCTGAGCCGCCCGGCCCCGCTCGCCGAGGACACCCCGGCCATCGCCCGGGTGGGCACGCGCATGCTGCTGTTCTTCGCCGGCCGGGACCATGTGATCGGCGCCGCCGAGCGCGAGGAGGTCGTCGCGGGTCTCGCCTCGGCGGGCGTCCCGCACGAGGTGGTCGTCTACCCCGAGGCGCAGCACGCCTTCTTCTTCCCGGGCCACCCGCCGTACGACAAGGAGTCCGCCGAGGACTCGTGGCGCAGGGCGGGGGCGTTCCTGAAGGGTGCGTGA